In Caenibius sp. WL, the following proteins share a genomic window:
- a CDS encoding AAA family ATPase, with translation MATVVQPIIEPDTSAIKEHLDTLFAPCAEEYPQGLIELRYGAAFTSAYFSAHPEGIAEAAAFAANRNREGANVYVGVNPRKPATKGAANDSDVAIAFYQFADLDDAEAVEMAGQRLKALPPTMTVTTGLEPHRRPHFYWQLEEPVGNMAAWTERQRGIAQSLGGDAVINPSRIMRLAGTVNYPPQHKLAKGYRMELTSLRTRFSDEREPVTPDQITAAFPGRSSAGDHVSPGAGQSTLSAMRRTQVGDLIDACRRGDQWHNNMIRLVAHLAGKDRTSAEIFAIADHITLPGYSVQQTLREMQTALEGARTKYGFAEPVDDVETEEAGREEADSIFPLLDFDEIDRLPPPTWLVHEMIAEQGLSVIYGDPGAGKSFIALDMALRVAIGMGWHGTQSMQTGVLYIAGEGSAGLAKRIKGWKREHGLEGADAPFLLLPIAVQLLDEKHRAKLVRTIDAAIARAGFKIGLIVIDTVSRALAGADENGQESMSAFVAACDEIKLHTGGAVIGVHHSGKDKEKGMRGSTVLLGGCDASIRISKSDEIVTLKTEKQKDAEEAEPIYMRMKKVTWAQGLEEEQSTLVPFRSEAPAIEREDLSNEQIAKAFGIIADKWIEASPLSTAPNTRAQGRYAPSVLSSALGCPERLISTYLTSWLETGCLAIEIADQHTKSKGLRVLNPIIRGA, from the coding sequence ATGGCAACCGTGGTGCAACCGATCATAGAGCCGGATACCAGTGCGATCAAAGAGCATCTGGACACGCTTTTTGCGCCTTGCGCAGAGGAGTATCCGCAAGGCTTGATCGAATTGCGCTACGGTGCCGCCTTCACCAGCGCCTATTTCAGCGCCCATCCCGAAGGGATCGCCGAGGCCGCCGCCTTCGCCGCGAACCGCAATCGGGAAGGGGCGAACGTCTATGTCGGCGTAAACCCGCGCAAGCCCGCAACCAAAGGCGCCGCAAACGATAGCGACGTCGCTATCGCGTTCTACCAATTCGCCGATCTTGACGATGCCGAAGCCGTCGAAATGGCGGGGCAGCGTCTCAAGGCCTTGCCGCCGACGATGACGGTCACAACAGGACTGGAACCACATCGTCGTCCGCACTTTTACTGGCAGCTTGAAGAGCCGGTCGGCAACATGGCTGCGTGGACCGAGCGGCAGCGCGGTATCGCCCAATCTCTGGGCGGGGATGCAGTCATCAATCCCTCGCGCATCATGCGCCTCGCAGGGACAGTGAACTATCCGCCCCAGCATAAGCTCGCCAAGGGTTACCGCATGGAGCTGACTTCGCTCCGCACGCGGTTCAGCGACGAACGCGAACCGGTTACGCCGGATCAAATCACGGCTGCATTTCCGGGGCGTTCCAGCGCAGGCGATCACGTCAGCCCTGGTGCCGGTCAATCGACGTTGTCGGCTATGAGGCGCACACAAGTCGGCGATCTGATCGACGCGTGCCGCCGAGGCGATCAATGGCACAACAACATGATCCGCCTTGTCGCTCATCTCGCGGGCAAGGATCGCACGAGTGCTGAAATCTTCGCGATAGCCGATCACATCACTTTGCCCGGCTACTCCGTTCAGCAAACTCTCCGGGAAATGCAAACCGCGCTTGAAGGCGCGCGCACCAAATACGGGTTCGCCGAACCGGTCGATGATGTCGAGACAGAGGAAGCGGGTAGGGAAGAAGCAGACAGCATCTTTCCCCTGCTTGATTTCGATGAGATCGATCGTCTCCCGCCTCCGACCTGGCTCGTCCACGAAATGATTGCCGAGCAAGGACTGAGTGTCATCTACGGCGACCCCGGCGCGGGCAAATCATTCATCGCTCTCGATATGGCGCTGCGCGTCGCTATCGGCATGGGCTGGCACGGCACGCAGTCCATGCAAACCGGCGTGCTCTACATTGCCGGTGAGGGCTCTGCGGGCCTTGCGAAGCGCATCAAGGGCTGGAAACGCGAACACGGGTTGGAAGGTGCGGATGCGCCGTTCCTCCTGCTTCCTATCGCCGTGCAGCTTTTGGACGAGAAGCATCGGGCCAAGCTGGTCCGTACTATCGACGCTGCAATAGCGCGCGCAGGCTTCAAGATCGGACTTATTGTCATCGACACTGTTTCTCGCGCGCTCGCTGGCGCCGACGAGAACGGGCAGGAGTCGATGAGCGCCTTCGTCGCGGCCTGTGACGAAATCAAACTCCATACTGGCGGCGCCGTCATCGGCGTGCACCACTCAGGCAAAGATAAGGAAAAAGGAATGAGAGGCAGCACAGTCCTTTTGGGCGGCTGCGACGCGTCAATCAGGATATCGAAATCAGACGAAATAGTGACCTTGAAAACGGAAAAGCAAAAAGACGCTGAGGAAGCAGAACCGATCTACATGCGCATGAAAAAGGTAACGTGGGCACAGGGACTGGAAGAAGAGCAAAGCACACTGGTGCCGTTCCGTTCGGAGGCACCGGCCATTGAACGTGAAGACCTGAGCAATGAGCAAATAGCGAAAGCCTTCGGGATCATCGCCGACAAGTGGATTGAGGCTAGCCCGCTCTCCACAGCGCCGAATACTCGCGCACAGGGAAGGTATGCGCCAAGCGTCCTGTCCAGTGCTCTCGGGTGCCCCGAACGGCTGATTTCGACCTACCTCACATCGTGGCTGGAGACCGGGTGTCTGGCCATCGAAATAGCCGACCAGCACACGAAGTCGAAGGGGCTGCGTGTGCTCAATCCCATCATCAGAGGAGCATGA